One Agelaius phoeniceus isolate bAgePho1 chromosome 6, bAgePho1.hap1, whole genome shotgun sequence DNA window includes the following coding sequences:
- the L2HGDH gene encoding L-2-hydroxyglutarate dehydrogenase, mitochondrial isoform X1 → MAAALRGRAGPGGAPALWRLQSRRRSSFDVAVVGAGIVGLAAARELLQRHPSLAMAVLEKEQEPAHHQSGHNSGVIHSGIYYTPGSLKAKLCVQGAALCYKYCDQKGIPYKQCGKLIVAVEQDEIPRLKALYERGLQNNVPGLKLIGAKEIQEKEPFCRGLMALDSPYTGIVDYKQVAQSYARDFQEAGGTILTDFEVTDMEMATESSAESEDGLKYPVIVRSKKGQEVSCGHIVTCAGLHSDRLAQISGCSPQPRIVPFRGDYLLLKPEKSYLVKGNIYPVPNPRFPFLGFHFTPRMDGSVWLGPNAVLAFKREGYKLLDFSPGDFLDAVTYSGLWKLVLRNVSYGLGELYRAFSLSAQVRQLQRFIPEVTTNDVLRGPSGVRAQALDSEGNLVDDFVFDGGSGAVGSRILHVRNAPSPAATSSLAIAAAIADEAQRRFRL, encoded by the exons atggcggcggcgcTGAGGGGCCGCGCGGGCCCGGGCGGGGCCCCGGCGCTGTGGCGGCTCCAGAGCCGGCGGCGCAG ctcgTTCGACGTGGCCGTGGTGGGCGCGGGGATCGTGGGCTTGGCCGCGGCCCGGGAGCTCCTGCAGCGCCACCCCTCGCTGGCCATGGCCGtgctggagaaggagcaggagccag cCCATCACCAGAGTGGCCACAACAGTGGTGTGATCCACAGTGGGATTTACTACACCCCTGGCTCCCTGAAGGCcaagctgtgtgtgcagggggcAGCCCTGTGCTACAAATACTGTGACCAGAAGGGCATTCCCTACAAGCAGTGTGGGAAG CTGATTGTGGCTGTGGAACAGGATGAAATCCCAAGGCTCAAAGCTCTGTATGAGAGGGGCCTGCAGAACAATGTCCCAGGGCTGAAACTCATTGGAGccaaggaaatccaggagaaggAGCCCTTCTGCAGG GGACTGATGGCCCTGGACTCTCCCTACACTGGCATTGTGGATTACAAACAAGTGGCCCAGTCCTATGCCAGAGACTTCCAGGAAGCAGGGGGGACAATCCTGACTGATTTTGAGGTCACAGACATGGAGATGGCCACAGAAAGTTCTGCAGAAAGTGAAGATG GGCTGAAATACCCAGTCATTGTTAGGAGCAAAAAG gggcaGGAGGTGTCCTGTGGGCACATTGTGACCTGTGCCGGGCTCCACTCCGACCGCCTGGCGCAGATCAgcggctgcagcccccagcccaggattGTCCCTTTCCGAGGGGATTATCTGCTGCTCAAACCAGAAAAGTCTTACTTGgtgaaaggaaatatttatcCA GTCCCCAACCCTCGTTTCCCATTCCTGGGGTTCCATTTCACTCCCAGGATGGATGGCAGTGTCTGGCTGGGCCCTAATGCAGTGCTGGCCTTTAAGAGAGAGGGCTACAAACTCCTGGACTTCAGCCCTGGAGACTTTTTAGATGCTGTCACCTACAG TGGGCTGTGGAAGCTGGTGCTGAGGAACGTGTCCTATGGCCTGGGGGAGCTGTACAGAGCCTTCTCCCTCAGTGCCCAggtcaggcagctgcagaggttCATCCCTGAGGTCACCACCAACGATGTTCTCAG GGGTCCCTCTGGAGTGAGAGCCCAGGCCCTGGACAGTGAGGGCAATCTGGTGGATGACTTTGTGTTTGATGGGGGCTCGGGGGCCGTGGGCAGCAGGATCCTGCACGTCAGGAACGCTCCTTCCCCCGCCGCCACCTCCTCCCTGGCCATCGCCGCCGCCATCGCCGACGAGGCCCAGCGGCGCTTCCGGCTCTGA
- the L2HGDH gene encoding L-2-hydroxyglutarate dehydrogenase, mitochondrial isoform X2 — MALDSPYTGIVDYKQVAQSYARDFQEAGGTILTDFEVTDMEMATESSAESEDGLKYPVIVRSKKGQEVSCGHIVTCAGLHSDRLAQISGCSPQPRIVPFRGDYLLLKPEKSYLVKGNIYPVPNPRFPFLGFHFTPRMDGSVWLGPNAVLAFKREGYKLLDFSPGDFLDAVTYSGLWKLVLRNVSYGLGELYRAFSLSAQVRQLQRFIPEVTTNDVLRGPSGVRAQALDSEGNLVDDFVFDGGSGAVGSRILHVRNAPSPAATSSLAIAAAIADEAQRRFRL, encoded by the exons ATGGCCCTGGACTCTCCCTACACTGGCATTGTGGATTACAAACAAGTGGCCCAGTCCTATGCCAGAGACTTCCAGGAAGCAGGGGGGACAATCCTGACTGATTTTGAGGTCACAGACATGGAGATGGCCACAGAAAGTTCTGCAGAAAGTGAAGATG GGCTGAAATACCCAGTCATTGTTAGGAGCAAAAAG gggcaGGAGGTGTCCTGTGGGCACATTGTGACCTGTGCCGGGCTCCACTCCGACCGCCTGGCGCAGATCAgcggctgcagcccccagcccaggattGTCCCTTTCCGAGGGGATTATCTGCTGCTCAAACCAGAAAAGTCTTACTTGgtgaaaggaaatatttatcCA GTCCCCAACCCTCGTTTCCCATTCCTGGGGTTCCATTTCACTCCCAGGATGGATGGCAGTGTCTGGCTGGGCCCTAATGCAGTGCTGGCCTTTAAGAGAGAGGGCTACAAACTCCTGGACTTCAGCCCTGGAGACTTTTTAGATGCTGTCACCTACAG TGGGCTGTGGAAGCTGGTGCTGAGGAACGTGTCCTATGGCCTGGGGGAGCTGTACAGAGCCTTCTCCCTCAGTGCCCAggtcaggcagctgcagaggttCATCCCTGAGGTCACCACCAACGATGTTCTCAG GGGTCCCTCTGGAGTGAGAGCCCAGGCCCTGGACAGTGAGGGCAATCTGGTGGATGACTTTGTGTTTGATGGGGGCTCGGGGGCCGTGGGCAGCAGGATCCTGCACGTCAGGAACGCTCCTTCCCCCGCCGCCACCTCCTCCCTGGCCATCGCCGCCGCCATCGCCGACGAGGCCCAGCGGCGCTTCCGGCTCTGA